A single window of Flavobacterium aestivum DNA harbors:
- a CDS encoding amino acid adenylation domain-containing protein: MKLTLPQQDVYFEQLLFPKDPIYNIGAKIEIKGAINAEVFRKAYIALIDQHDSYRSILVKNQEDITINLLDEHQSELGFVDFSDCENPIEEATIYMQKEFMKPFDLFDENLLHVFTLVKVNESFHYLFSVYHHIITDGWGTSLMFQRLVKNYNEIYEFGDVKTVYPFSYKDFITDDNEYQNSQSFLEDKKYWVQRFESLPEAFLEKEFLSERVNDSSQINKSSRKELIIKRELYNQINQLASEYKSSSFHLILAVLYTYFGRKHQNNDFAIGLPVLNRSKSDYKKTVGLFMGISPLRIPLDFDATFEDLVIQIKNQLRQDYRHQRFPLGKLIQELQVFKEKERIFNITLSYEKQNYSNDFANTQTRVIPLTHQSERVALAIYIREFDELEDVKIDFDYNLNYFNDSRITKVVHHFENLLKSILTHPDKKLKELTYLSEEEKRQVLVTFNNTKTDNQNDKTILDLFRDQVENFPGKEAIKDDYRSYSYSELNKLSNQIAEYLITTYGKNDKSPITVLLGRSANLIVVLLGILKSGRSYIPLDPTFPEERLKYIIENSKSKILINEKEYFLNTTNDVRVASLEDILEGIDIFKEIPRKVVLAKDTAYIIYTSGSTGNPKGVEIGHGSLINFLTSMQQKPGVKTNDVFFSVTTYSFDISILEFFAPLISGATLYVANQDVLSDPNLIIQKIEETQPTIIQATPSFYQMLFNAGWQGDKRLKVLCGGDLLSEALAEKLVNHSLEVWNMYGPTETTIWSSVKRIEHFKDASNIGKPIDNTQFYILDEFLSPKPVGTSGAIYISGDGLAKGYYKNEALTKERFIENPFDATSLLYETGDVGKWNDDGEIEFLGRNDNQVKIRGYRIELGDIESQLNLIEGIQDSVVIAKKGDQQEAFLVAYVLKSEEGIDTEKISTILKMNLPYYMIPNAIIPLEEFPLTPNQKVDRKSLSQRTIQQITNYDDFKAPISDLEKKLSDYWKEVLNSKDAISVNDNFFALGGHSLNAVKLIGLITNELSLDISLKTIFDYPTIELLANHLQKLLPSQSIAMSLSESKVFYDLTPPQYNIWLASQQKNSSIAYNMFAAYSVEGIMDLDKISRAINKTINKHEILRTNFIEINGIPYQKINSPEDVRFSISTHEVGNEKVEEIINQLNNTAFDLETDLLVRVQLLQVEENQFILLFCTHHIIMDGLSLEIFIKEFVENYNETTSLNEPKEDILKFQFKDYSEWHNKTLEEKAVQNELFWKKYLQDYQPKDSFERDFSAKQNQQRGGKHHFELEPDTTLALKKLGIENQVTFYTILVASLNALIYKFSNHNDICIGAVNSGRNIPELNNQIGMFVKTLVLRTQIKPEQTFVEVLKSTQSNLLEINDYQNVPFDKVSQSVFDIMLVYQNPEFTFESINELKDLKLTSYPIDNKYSRMPIVFNLFESDNRLKGVIDYNSDLFEKETIQIIAIKYSNLLTEIIKNPSMTLDSIDIKLEFEKSAAFDFDFNF, translated from the coding sequence ATGAAACTTACTCTACCCCAACAAGATGTTTATTTTGAACAATTATTATTCCCTAAAGACCCTATATATAATATTGGAGCTAAAATTGAAATTAAAGGAGCAATAAATGCTGAAGTTTTTAGGAAAGCATACATAGCGCTTATAGATCAGCATGATAGCTATAGAAGTATTCTTGTAAAGAATCAAGAGGATATAACAATCAATTTATTGGATGAGCATCAATCAGAATTGGGATTTGTTGATTTTTCTGATTGTGAGAACCCTATAGAAGAAGCTACCATCTATATGCAAAAGGAATTTATGAAACCTTTTGATTTATTTGATGAAAATCTTTTGCATGTTTTTACTTTGGTTAAAGTAAATGAGAGTTTTCATTATTTGTTTTCTGTATACCATCACATCATAACAGATGGTTGGGGGACTTCATTGATGTTCCAGAGATTGGTTAAAAATTATAATGAAATCTATGAGTTTGGTGATGTAAAAACAGTCTATCCTTTTAGTTATAAGGATTTTATTACTGATGATAATGAGTATCAAAACTCTCAGTCATTTCTTGAAGATAAAAAGTATTGGGTACAGCGGTTTGAATCTCTACCCGAAGCTTTTTTGGAAAAAGAATTTTTATCAGAAAGAGTAAATGATTCATCACAAATCAATAAAAGTAGTCGCAAAGAATTAATTATAAAAAGAGAATTATACAATCAGATCAATCAGTTAGCATCTGAATATAAAAGCTCCTCTTTTCATTTAATTTTAGCAGTTTTATATACCTATTTTGGCAGAAAACATCAAAATAATGATTTTGCAATAGGTCTACCAGTTCTAAATAGGAGCAAATCTGACTATAAGAAAACGGTGGGGCTATTTATGGGAATATCACCTTTAAGAATCCCTTTGGATTTTGACGCTACTTTCGAAGATTTAGTTATCCAGATAAAAAATCAATTGAGACAGGATTACCGTCACCAAAGGTTTCCTTTAGGGAAGCTAATCCAAGAACTGCAGGTATTTAAAGAAAAAGAAAGGATATTTAATATTACGCTTTCTTATGAAAAACAAAATTACTCTAATGATTTTGCGAACACACAAACCCGGGTGATTCCATTAACGCATCAATCAGAGCGAGTGGCTTTGGCTATTTATATTCGGGAATTTGATGAATTGGAGGATGTGAAAATTGACTTTGATTACAATTTAAACTATTTCAATGATTCACGAATTACAAAAGTGGTTCATCATTTTGAAAATCTACTTAAGAGCATTTTAACCCATCCGGACAAAAAGTTAAAGGAGTTAACTTATCTATCAGAAGAAGAGAAGCGTCAAGTTTTAGTAACATTCAACAATACCAAAACTGACAATCAAAACGATAAAACAATATTAGATTTATTTCGGGATCAAGTTGAAAATTTTCCCGGAAAAGAAGCTATAAAAGACGATTATAGATCATATTCTTATTCCGAGCTTAATAAATTATCGAACCAAATAGCCGAATATTTAATAACGACTTATGGAAAAAATGATAAATCTCCTATTACCGTTTTATTAGGGCGATCTGCCAATCTTATAGTTGTTTTATTGGGAATATTAAAATCGGGAAGATCTTATATCCCGTTAGATCCAACATTTCCAGAAGAAAGACTGAAGTATATTATTGAGAATAGCAAAAGTAAAATACTTATAAATGAAAAAGAGTATTTCCTGAATACAACAAATGATGTACGAGTAGCATCGTTGGAGGATATTCTGGAAGGAATAGATATATTTAAAGAAATCCCAAGAAAAGTAGTTCTTGCTAAAGATACAGCCTATATAATTTACACATCAGGTTCAACAGGAAACCCAAAAGGTGTCGAAATTGGTCATGGATCATTGATTAATTTTTTGACTAGTATGCAACAAAAACCGGGAGTTAAAACCAATGATGTATTTTTTTCGGTAACGACTTATTCATTTGATATTTCAATATTAGAGTTTTTTGCACCGCTAATATCCGGAGCTACTTTATATGTCGCAAATCAGGATGTTTTGTCAGATCCAAATTTGATTATTCAAAAAATAGAGGAGACACAGCCAACTATAATTCAGGCTACACCAAGTTTTTATCAAATGTTGTTTAATGCAGGCTGGCAAGGAGATAAGCGATTAAAAGTATTGTGTGGAGGTGATTTGTTAAGTGAAGCATTGGCTGAAAAATTGGTTAATCATAGCTTAGAAGTTTGGAATATGTATGGACCAACTGAAACGACTATTTGGTCTAGTGTAAAAAGAATTGAGCACTTCAAAGACGCATCAAATATTGGAAAACCAATAGACAATACACAGTTTTATATTCTGGATGAATTTTTAAGTCCTAAGCCAGTAGGAACGTCAGGAGCAATTTATATCTCAGGAGATGGATTAGCCAAAGGATATTATAAAAATGAGGCATTAACAAAGGAAAGATTTATTGAAAACCCGTTTGATGCCACTAGTTTGCTATACGAAACTGGCGATGTGGGGAAATGGAATGATGATGGAGAAATAGAGTTTTTGGGCAGAAATGACAATCAGGTTAAGATTAGAGGATATCGAATTGAACTAGGGGATATAGAGTCGCAATTAAATCTGATTGAAGGAATTCAAGATTCAGTTGTAATAGCCAAAAAAGGAGATCAACAAGAAGCTTTTTTGGTGGCTTATGTTTTAAAAAGTGAAGAAGGAATCGATACGGAAAAAATTAGTACAATATTAAAAATGAATCTTCCGTACTATATGATTCCGAATGCAATTATTCCTCTGGAAGAATTTCCTCTTACTCCAAACCAAAAAGTAGATAGAAAATCTTTGTCACAAAGGACTATTCAACAAATAACAAATTATGATGATTTTAAAGCGCCAATTTCAGATTTGGAGAAAAAACTTTCTGATTATTGGAAAGAAGTATTAAATAGTAAAGACGCAATAAGCGTAAATGATAATTTTTTTGCTCTAGGAGGGCATTCATTAAATGCAGTTAAATTGATTGGATTAATAACCAATGAACTTTCGTTGGATATTTCTCTAAAAACTATTTTTGATTATCCTACAATAGAATTGCTGGCAAATCATTTGCAAAAACTCCTTCCGAGTCAATCAATTGCTATGTCATTATCTGAATCTAAAGTTTTTTACGATTTAACCCCACCACAATACAATATTTGGCTGGCATCACAACAAAAAAATAGCTCAATAGCTTATAATATGTTTGCTGCTTACAGTGTAGAAGGGATTATGGATTTGGATAAAATTTCAAGAGCGATAAATAAAACAATAAATAAGCATGAAATCTTAAGAACCAATTTTATTGAAATAAACGGAATACCTTATCAAAAAATTAATTCACCTGAAGATGTAAGGTTCTCAATTTCTACTCATGAAGTTGGAAATGAAAAGGTTGAAGAAATTATAAACCAGTTAAATAATACAGCATTTGATTTAGAAACTGATTTATTAGTGAGAGTTCAACTTCTTCAAGTAGAGGAAAATCAATTCATATTGCTTTTCTGTACGCACCACATTATAATGGATGGTTTATCATTAGAAATTTTCATCAAAGAATTTGTTGAAAATTATAATGAAACTACTTCTCTGAATGAGCCAAAAGAAGATATTTTAAAATTTCAGTTTAAGGATTATTCGGAATGGCATAATAAAACATTGGAAGAAAAAGCCGTTCAAAATGAGTTATTTTGGAAAAAATATCTTCAAGATTATCAGCCAAAGGATTCATTTGAGAGGGATTTTAGCGCTAAGCAAAATCAACAAAGAGGAGGCAAGCATCATTTTGAATTAGAACCGGATACCACTTTAGCTTTAAAGAAATTAGGCATCGAGAATCAGGTTACTTTTTATACCATTTTAGTAGCATCTTTAAATGCATTAATCTACAAATTCTCAAATCACAATGATATTTGTATAGGGGCCGTAAACTCAGGGAGAAATATTCCAGAGCTGAATAATCAAATCGGGATGTTTGTTAAGACGCTAGTTTTAAGAACACAAATAAAACCAGAACAAACTTTTGTTGAGGTATTGAAAAGTACACAAAGTAATTTATTAGAGATTAATGATTATCAAAATGTTCCGTTTGATAAAGTGTCTCAATCTGTTTTTGATATTATGTTGGTATATCAGAATCCGGAGTTCACTTTTGAAAGCATCAATGAATTAAAAGATTTGAAGTTGACCTCTTATCCTATTGACAATAAATACAGTAGAATGCCTATAGTATTTAATTTGTTTGAAAGCGATAATAGATTGAAAGGAGTCATAGACTACAATAGTGATTTATTTGAGAAGGAAACTATACAGATTATTGCCATTAAGTACAGTAATCTTTTGACTGAAATAATAAAAAATCCATCAATGACATTAGATTCAATTGATATTAAATTAGAATTTGAGAAAAGCGCAGCATTTGATTTTGATTTTAATTTCTAA
- a CDS encoding 4'-phosphopantetheinyl transferase family protein yields the protein MIYIYYSYLSKENHESLLENYLLNFSKDYQDKVMRFRRWQDAQLSLLGRVLLLKGIEEVGLFCPPDKEIKYTKHNKPYFEDNLIQFNISHSGEIVVCALSTENEIGIDIEIIADVEMDDFKLQMTEMEWDNITGSNNKNNAFFNYWTQKEAVIKAHGHGLTIPLKSFEIRDSMTKIDEEKFYLKEIKIDEKYKCNISQKANFDKISIKKI from the coding sequence TTGATTTACATCTATTATTCTTATTTGTCGAAAGAAAATCATGAAAGTTTATTGGAAAATTATTTGCTAAATTTTTCAAAGGACTATCAAGATAAAGTTATGCGATTTAGGAGATGGCAAGATGCACAATTGTCGCTTTTGGGTCGGGTATTATTATTAAAGGGAATTGAGGAAGTTGGTTTGTTTTGTCCTCCAGATAAAGAGATAAAATACACAAAACACAACAAACCCTATTTTGAAGATAATTTAATACAGTTCAATATTTCACATTCAGGAGAAATAGTTGTTTGTGCATTAAGTACTGAAAATGAAATAGGAATTGATATTGAAATTATAGCGGATGTTGAAATGGATGATTTTAAATTGCAGATGACAGAAATGGAATGGGATAACATTACTGGTTCCAATAACAAAAACAATGCTTTTTTTAATTATTGGACGCAAAAAGAAGCTGTTATAAAGGCACATGGTCATGGATTAACGATTCCTTTGAAATCCTTTGAAATTAGAGATAGTATGACCAAAATTGATGAAGAAAAGTTCTACTTAAAAGAAATAAAAATTGATGAAAAGTATAAGTGTAATATTTCACAGAAAGCAAACTTTGATAAAATTTCTATTAAAAAAATATAA
- a CDS encoding ABC transporter permease produces MLKNYLKLAWRTLIKNKYFTLINITGLGIGIASCLFIVQYVFFESDFDVFHKDSDLIYRVTQSRSENNVLVENSAMNFSAVGPTIKRYFPEIEAATSISKQDCIVSVESSFGDVKSYKENEVYFVDKSFLDVFDFPILRGDKKALKQPNSILLTKSLAEKLFGKEDPIGKTVRIVNFNQGTNLELVTRAILEDVPANSHLKFNCLITTADKLGSWHFIDEYAYVKFFPETNVKNSTSKLPGYANKYLGDYSDGITNIQFAFQPLETIHLYSDLTKEISVNGNGKFVWFMLVIASLILIIAYVNYINLSTIKSMDRAKEVGLRRTFGSQKGALIMQFFFESLILSFIGIIIAIILVLLFRSGFEELTGIKVTTFFWTDYKIWLPLFALLVLGSFLSSLYPAYLLSSYNPVQILKGKLPIGGSGIFMRKCLVLFQFIISISLIIGTFTIYNQLEYMRKKDIGINLERTIVVPAPSNNFESQMGGRNFYQKMQAFRASLVGYPEVESVTSASSIPGIDLNWTRPYKRKNAVNKNNLYATFAIGPEFVDQFKIGIVAGKKFDSSMISVNQMPTGNTPILINEAAVKALGFESAEKAIGEFLTDTNGSGTEFEYEIIGVIKDFNQKSLKETLTPIVFRLEDGSSIEYYAVKVSSKNLPASIERIEKSFKENFPVSPFEYFFLDEFFNKQYKVDQQFGEIFTVFAGLAIFITCLGLFGLTLFTSFQKAKEIAIRKVFGASVFSLLMLLIKDFLKLILFASTIAWVLSWWGLEQWLQGYSTRIEINFLFFALATLMVISIAFIIIGAQSWKVNKNNPLIAIKQD; encoded by the coding sequence ATGCTGAAAAACTATCTAAAACTTGCTTGGAGAACTTTAATAAAGAATAAATATTTTACTTTAATTAATATAACTGGTTTAGGAATTGGGATTGCCAGTTGTTTATTTATAGTGCAATATGTATTTTTTGAGTCTGATTTTGATGTATTTCATAAAGATTCAGATTTAATTTATCGTGTAACACAAAGTCGTTCGGAGAATAATGTGTTAGTTGAAAACTCAGCTATGAATTTCTCAGCCGTTGGACCTACCATTAAACGATATTTTCCGGAAATTGAAGCAGCTACAAGTATAAGTAAGCAAGACTGTATTGTATCTGTAGAAAGTTCTTTTGGAGATGTAAAATCGTATAAAGAGAATGAGGTGTATTTTGTTGATAAAAGCTTTTTAGATGTCTTTGACTTTCCTATTTTGAGAGGAGACAAAAAAGCTTTAAAACAGCCAAATTCTATTTTATTAACTAAAAGCTTAGCAGAAAAACTATTTGGAAAAGAAGACCCTATTGGGAAAACAGTAAGAATTGTAAATTTTAACCAAGGAACCAACTTAGAACTGGTTACCCGTGCAATACTTGAAGATGTTCCTGCAAATTCGCACCTTAAATTTAATTGCTTAATAACAACTGCAGATAAACTTGGTTCATGGCATTTTATTGATGAATATGCTTATGTAAAGTTTTTTCCTGAGACAAATGTGAAGAATTCAACTTCAAAATTACCAGGATATGCTAACAAATATCTTGGCGATTACTCAGATGGTATCACTAATATTCAATTTGCATTTCAACCTTTAGAAACGATACACTTATATTCTGATTTAACTAAAGAAATTTCAGTTAATGGAAATGGCAAATTTGTTTGGTTCATGTTGGTTATAGCATCATTAATCTTGATAATTGCGTATGTAAACTACATAAATTTATCTACAATCAAGTCAATGGACAGGGCAAAAGAAGTAGGCTTGCGCAGAACATTTGGTTCACAGAAAGGAGCACTTATTATGCAGTTCTTTTTTGAATCTTTAATTCTAAGTTTTATAGGAATCATTATAGCCATCATCTTAGTATTACTTTTCAGGAGTGGGTTTGAAGAACTGACAGGAATAAAGGTAACGACCTTTTTCTGGACGGATTATAAAATATGGTTGCCATTATTCGCATTGCTAGTATTAGGAAGTTTTCTATCAAGTTTATATCCTGCATATCTGCTGTCTTCGTACAATCCGGTACAAATTCTTAAGGGGAAATTACCAATAGGAGGATCCGGAATCTTTATGAGAAAATGTTTAGTTCTTTTTCAATTTATAATTTCCATCTCTTTAATTATAGGGACATTTACGATCTACAACCAGCTTGAATACATGCGCAAAAAAGATATAGGAATCAATTTAGAAAGAACCATAGTTGTACCAGCCCCATCAAATAATTTTGAGTCACAAATGGGAGGACGTAATTTCTATCAAAAAATGCAAGCATTTAGGGCAAGTTTAGTAGGATATCCTGAAGTCGAAAGTGTAACGTCGGCATCATCTATACCAGGAATTGATCTTAATTGGACAAGACCGTACAAACGAAAAAATGCTGTAAACAAGAATAATTTGTATGCAACTTTTGCGATAGGTCCTGAATTCGTAGATCAATTTAAAATAGGAATAGTTGCAGGGAAAAAATTCGACAGTAGCATGATTTCCGTAAATCAGATGCCAACAGGAAATACCCCGATCTTAATAAATGAAGCAGCAGTAAAAGCATTAGGTTTTGAGAGTGCGGAAAAAGCTATTGGAGAATTTTTGACAGATACGAACGGATCCGGAACTGAGTTTGAATATGAAATCATTGGTGTCATAAAAGATTTTAATCAAAAATCATTAAAAGAAACGCTTACCCCTATAGTATTTAGATTAGAGGATGGTTCGAGTATAGAATATTACGCTGTCAAAGTTTCTTCTAAAAACCTTCCGGCATCTATTGAGAGAATAGAAAAATCATTCAAAGAAAATTTCCCGGTAAGTCCATTCGAATATTTTTTCTTAGATGAGTTTTTTAATAAGCAATACAAAGTAGATCAGCAATTTGGTGAAATATTTACGGTTTTTGCCGGACTGGCAATCTTTATAACTTGTCTAGGTCTTTTTGGATTAACATTATTTACAAGTTTTCAGAAAGCAAAAGAAATTGCTATACGAAAAGTATTTGGAGCATCTGTATTTAGTTTATTGATGCTGCTAATCAAAGACTTCTTGAAACTTATATTATTTGCAAGTACTATTGCCTGGGTGCTTTCCTGGTGGGGATTAGAGCAATGGCTTCAAGGATATTCTACAAGAATTGAAATAAATTTCTTGTTCTTCGCACTTGCGACATTAATGGTCATTTCTATTGCGTTTATTATAATTGGAGCACAATCTTGGAAGGTCAATAAAAACAATCCTCTAATAGCTATAAAGCAAGATTAA
- a CDS encoding UpxY family transcription antiterminator, with protein MKSTPPGWYVLYVKCHHEKKVFEVLNDLSIKAFLPTIQVLSKRTDRRKMLQKLLFPSYVFVKINSSQDFYKTLSVNGACMYIRFGMEYAKVSDKEIKNIELLLQSNELTEVETITENFKVGDFKTISYGALNGLECQVLNVSNTNKIIVRIDSLQKNIIATIPSVYLQA; from the coding sequence ATGAAATCAACTCCCCCTGGTTGGTATGTTTTATATGTTAAATGCCATCATGAAAAAAAAGTATTCGAAGTACTTAATGATTTATCAATTAAGGCTTTTTTGCCAACGATTCAAGTTTTAAGTAAGCGTACAGATAGAAGGAAAATGCTTCAGAAATTGCTTTTTCCGTCTTATGTTTTTGTAAAGATTAATTCATCACAGGATTTTTACAAAACTCTTTCGGTTAATGGAGCGTGCATGTATATTCGTTTTGGTATGGAATACGCTAAAGTAAGCGATAAGGAAATAAAAAATATCGAGCTTTTGTTACAGAGCAATGAGCTCACTGAAGTTGAAACCATTACTGAAAATTTTAAAGTTGGAGACTTTAAGACAATTTCATATGGTGCATTAAACGGATTAGAATGTCAAGTTTTAAATGTAAGTAATACAAATAAAATCATTGTTAGAATAGATTCCTTACAGAAAAATATAATAGCTACGATTCCTTCAGTTTACTTACAAGCTTAG
- a CDS encoding alpha/beta fold hydrolase: MKNLLRLFLLLWLLPSSLFAQTNVLKFEKASSFFPEEKIINEENIEWGYLIVPENWDKPNGKTIKIAVAILKRTSKNTDSNPVIYIEGGPGAGGIKGIWGWLKHPLRNNSDIILADVRGTGFSLPKFCPDLGKKFLEILAKNQNATQDEQQKTIAAVACKQDLLNRDIDIDAYNSKSIAKDLNALKKALKYDKWNVYGVSYGTYTAQVYANDFPQDVKSLILDSSISDISKYYDLNATNYMNSLKKVFSACENDPNCNKQYPNLENAYYATLEKLEKKPITVKVDKKIIPSGEFTYNAEDFKIAIQQSLYQKKLIEVLPLLITEFNKSNKSTLSSLVAAFSGALGLDYGQYYCVSCNEAIPNNSISEFDKNAINYKKLKGGLSFYKSDFLVCDKWNLGSAKEPKMMNDLSNLSTITAPVLVLSGAFDPITPASNGKVTVDRFKNGFLVNAPVYGHAPGFSKIGVKVIDAFISNPEKNPDVSEFQSANKVNFVTDVKISGGISNFANSLNGFNLLFFAPLLIAFIILLISIFGFIYLFIKRKEDTKANKLIRGLIVFTSLLGLFTIIGFILAINSTVKDNFYILAFGMPNQFGYLFIVQWIFIVFTIVSTIYFALKIKSISNASVISTILFSLIVVGVYFQYWGFLL, from the coding sequence ATGAAAAATCTATTAAGACTATTTTTATTGCTATGGCTGTTGCCTAGTAGTTTGTTTGCCCAAACGAATGTTTTAAAATTTGAAAAAGCAAGTAGTTTTTTTCCTGAAGAAAAAATTATCAATGAGGAGAACATAGAATGGGGTTATCTAATAGTTCCGGAAAATTGGGATAAACCAAATGGTAAAACAATAAAAATTGCAGTAGCGATTTTAAAAAGAACCTCAAAAAATACAGATTCAAATCCGGTAATTTATATTGAAGGAGGTCCTGGTGCAGGAGGGATTAAAGGAATATGGGGTTGGCTTAAGCATCCACTAAGGAATAATAGTGACATTATTTTGGCAGATGTTAGAGGAACAGGTTTTTCGTTACCTAAATTTTGCCCAGACTTAGGAAAGAAATTCCTGGAGATATTAGCAAAAAACCAAAATGCTACACAGGATGAGCAGCAAAAAACGATAGCAGCAGTAGCTTGTAAACAAGATCTATTAAACAGAGATATTGACATAGACGCATATAATAGCAAATCGATAGCCAAAGATTTAAATGCTTTAAAAAAGGCATTAAAATATGATAAATGGAATGTTTATGGGGTTTCATACGGAACTTATACAGCTCAGGTTTATGCAAATGATTTTCCTCAAGATGTTAAGTCATTAATTCTGGATTCTTCTATTTCAGATATTTCCAAGTATTATGATTTGAATGCAACAAATTACATGAATAGTCTTAAAAAAGTTTTTAGCGCTTGTGAAAATGACCCAAATTGTAATAAGCAATATCCCAATTTAGAGAATGCGTATTATGCAACATTAGAAAAACTAGAAAAAAAGCCTATCACAGTAAAAGTGGATAAGAAAATTATTCCTAGTGGCGAGTTTACTTATAATGCTGAAGATTTTAAAATTGCTATTCAGCAATCATTGTATCAAAAGAAACTAATCGAAGTATTGCCCTTATTAATCACTGAATTCAATAAAAGCAATAAAAGCACTTTGAGTTCACTGGTAGCGGCTTTTTCAGGAGCATTAGGTTTAGATTATGGACAGTATTATTGTGTGAGCTGTAATGAGGCTATTCCCAATAATTCAATTTCAGAATTTGATAAGAATGCAATCAATTACAAAAAACTAAAAGGCGGATTATCTTTTTATAAATCAGACTTTTTAGTTTGTGACAAATGGAATTTAGGCAGTGCTAAGGAACCAAAGATGATGAATGATTTATCTAATCTGTCAACAATAACTGCACCTGTGTTAGTGCTTTCAGGAGCATTTGATCCTATTACTCCGGCTTCAAACGGAAAAGTAACTGTTGATAGATTTAAAAATGGATTTTTAGTTAATGCTCCAGTTTATGGGCATGCACCTGGTTTTTCAAAAATTGGGGTTAAAGTAATCGATGCATTTATCAGTAATCCGGAGAAAAACCCTGATGTGAGTGAATTCCAGTCAGCGAATAAAGTGAATTTTGTTACTGATGTAAAAATAAGTGGAGGGATTTCAAATTTTGCAAATAGTTTAAATGGCTTTAATCTTTTATTTTTTGCACCATTACTAATTGCCTTCATCATTCTGTTGATTTCAATTTTTGGGTTTATTTATCTATTCATAAAAAGGAAAGAAGATACTAAGGCTAATAAATTAATTAGGGGTTTAATTGTATTTACTTCCCTGTTGGGGTTATTTACTATTATTGGATTTATTTTGGCCATAAATAGTACAGTAAAAGACAACTTTTATATACTCGCTTTTGGGATGCCTAATCAGTTTGGGTATTTATTTATAGTTCAATGGATCTTTATAGTATTTACTATAGTATCAACGATTTATTTTGCACTAAAAATTAAGTCTATTTCAAATGCAAGCGTTATTTCGACAATTCTATTCTCATTAATTGTTGTAGGTGTTTATTTTCAATATTGGGGATTTTTGCTTTAA